Proteins encoded together in one Carya illinoinensis cultivar Pawnee chromosome 3, C.illinoinensisPawnee_v1, whole genome shotgun sequence window:
- the LOC122304868 gene encoding uncharacterized mitochondrial protein AtMg00310-like translates to MVNWKNKFLSSAGKEVLLKSVLQAIPSYAMGIFLLPTLITNSLNQLIRKFWWGYNEDTSKIQWVRWNQLSYSKEAGGLGFRDFRSFNLALLAKQGWRILQNPSSLADMVLKQKYFSKTGFLDATLGARPSFAWRGVCAGLEILREGLVWRVGSGHNINIWKDWWIPLFHQKELSLLDQWAELLTAQEYEAIKAIPISVGGKEDRMVWHFTTNGQYSVKSGYHVHRQMEVDFQGESSRKTQVKHVWKSIWKLKTSPSIK, encoded by the exons ATGGTCAACTGGAAAAACAAGTTTCTATCAAGTGCAGGGAAAGAAGTCCTCTTAAAATCAGTGTTACAAGCCATTCCCTCGTATGCAATGGGGATTTTCCTACTACCAACCTTGATTACAAACAGTCTAAACCAACttataagaaaattctggtggggataCAATGAGGATACCTCAAAGATTCAGTGGGTAAGGTGGAATCAACTCAGCTACAGCAAAGAGGCAGGTGGTCTTGGGTTTAGAGATTTCAGAAGTTTCAACCTAGCTCTACTtgctaaacaaggatggaggattTTACAGAATCCGTCCTCTTTAGCTGATATggtcttaaaacaaaaatacttttcaaaaaCTGGATTCTTGGATGCAACACTGGGGGCAAGGCCTTCTTTTGCGTGGAGGGGAGTGTGTGCAGGTCTGGAAATTCTAAGAGAGGGACTAGTGTGGAGAGTGGGCAGTGGGCACAATATTAACATTTGGAAGGACTGGTGGATACCTCTTTTCCATCAAAAAGAGTTGTCTCTACTCGACCAGTGGGCT GAGCTGTTAACTGCACAAGAGTATGAAGCTATAAAAGCAATTCCCATCAGTGTTGGGGGTAAGGAAGATAGGATGGTCTGGCACTTCACCACCAATGGCCAGTATTCagttaaaagtgggtaccatgtTCACAGACAAATGGAGGTTGATTTTCAGGGGGAGTCATCTAGAAAAACACAGGTCAAGCATGTgtggaagagtatatggaagcTAAAGACCTCTCCAAGTATCAAATAG
- the LOC122305819 gene encoding uncharacterized protein LOC122305819, whose translation MRHEPEKHKSSSENPELCFYELEATLKWSTTTKNPRRPFLRCSKYNTQGLPYCKFFKWLDGNEVTELQYRERIDELLKKERDVEKILELLGKREIELHKIVDRLERVQMVLSNKSDEIMQKELIFNAQEAKRRHLCTLLWIYCCFVFVHAFYLVLYK comes from the exons ATGAGACACGAACCCGAAAAGCACAAATCTTCTTCGGAGAAcccag AATTGTGCTTCTACGAGCTGGAAGCCACATTGAAATGGTCAACTACTACAAAAAATCCTAGACGGCCCTTCTTAAGGTGTTCAAAGTATAATACGCAG GGCTTACCATACTGTAAGTTTTTCAAGTGGTTGGATGGTAATGAAGTGACTGAGTTACAATATAGAGAAAGAATTGATGAACtgttaaagaaagagagagatgtcGAGAAGATACTTGAGCTGCTCGGAAAGAGGGAGATTGAGCTCCATAAGATAGTGGATCGCCTCGAGAGGGTGCAGATGGTGCTGTCCAATAAAAGCGACGAGATTATGCAAAAGGAGTTGATATTTAACGCACAAGAAGCTAAAAGAAGGCATTTATGCACACTACTTtggatttattgttgttttgtatTTGTACATGCATTTTACCTAGTGTTATATAAGTAA
- the LOC122304869 gene encoding protein FAR1-RELATED SEQUENCE 5-like, whose product MDIDDDGRLKNVFWTNPRSRVAYQYFGDVVTFDTTYLTNRYGMPFAPFVGVNHHGQSILLGAGLISSEDTKTFVWLFKTWLQCMDGNAPKAIITDQDRAMKNAIAIIFPNTRHRFFLWHILKKVPEKFGSYGLYKTGMKSALMKCVYDTQCVDEFEKCWDQLLTTYNLGENAWLQSLYVEREHWVPAFLKETNLKEFIDQFDNALKKKIENENLADFQSFNVTIPCISRSLIEKRFQELYTIDKFKEVQHEVNGIIDLNPKLHNSVGAIKTYMVEDEVCLEEFTKLVKHFVDFSEEDAFTKCSCGLFEMRRILCRHILVVFRCNDIKFLPEMYILDRWRKDIRRRYTLIHSSYDAGEQHADSNSYLSLLNICYQMITYASGSREHTEDARNKLYAMIKLYRANQ is encoded by the exons ATGGATATAGATGATGATGGGAGGTTAAAGAACGTCTTCTGGACAAACCCCCGTAGTAGAGTAGCGTACCAGTATTTTGGCGATGTGGtcacattcgacaccacatacctAACGAATCGATATgggatgccatttgcaccatttgttggtgtaaaccaccatggacAGTCAATTCTGTTGGGAGCAGGCTTGATTTCTAGTGAGGATACCAAGACATTTGTGTGGTTATTCAAAACATGGTTGCAATGCATGGATGGTAACGCTCCAAAAGCTATTATCACTGATCAAGATAGAgcgatgaaaaatgcaattgcaaTTATCTTCCCAAATACTCGgcatagattttttctttggcATATACTGAAGAAAGTTCCTGAGAAGTTTGGCTCATATGGTTTATACAAAACTGGGATGAAGAGTGCAttgatgaaatgtgtatatGACACTCAATGTGTTGATGAGTTTGAGAAATGTTGGGATCAGTTGCTTACCACTTACAACTTGGGAGAGAATGCGTGGTTGCAGAGCCTATACGTTGAGCGTGAGCATTGGGTACCGGCATTTTTGAAGGA GACAAACTTAAAGGAGTTTATAGACCAATTTGATAAtgcattgaaaaaaaagattgagaatgaaaatctcGCGGACTTCCAATCATTTAATGTGACAATCCCCTGCATATCTAGATCTTTGATTGAAAAGAGGTTTCAAGAGTTGTACACGATAGATAAGTTCAAAGAAGTTCAACATGAAGTCAACGGTATCATTGACTTGAATCCAAAGTTACATAATTCTGTTGGTGCAATAAAGACATATATGGTTGAGGATGAAGTTTGTTTGGAAGAGTTCACTAAGTTGGTTAAACATTTTGTGGACTTTAGTGAGGAAGACGCATTTACAAAGTGCTCATGTGGATTATTTGAGATGAGGAGGATATTGTGTCGTCACATTTTGGTCGTATTCAGGTGTAATGATATTAAATTTTTGCCTGAAATGTATattttagatcgatggaggaaggatATTAGAAGGCGATACACATTAATCCACAGTAGCTACGATGCAGGGGAACAACACGCAGATTCGAATAGCTATTTAAGTCTTTTAAATATCTGTTATCAGATGATTACTTATGCATCGGGTTCGAGAGAGCATACTGAGGATGCGAGAAATAAGTTATATGCAATGATTAAGTTGTATCGTGCTAATCAATAA
- the LOC122304396 gene encoding probable caffeoyl-CoA O-methyltransferase At4g26220 — translation MENKTKQKLVMKGHVILQSEDLLEYILATSVFPREPQPLKDLREATAKHPFAFLGTSPDAGQLMAMILKLMNAKKTIEIGVFTGYSLLLTALSLPDDGQITAIDPDRKAYEIGLPFIKKAAVEHKINFIESQALPVLDDLTQDLKNEGSFDFAFVDADKNNYWSYHERLLKLVKVGGVIVYDNSLWGGNVAAPEEAIPEKKRASTKTTIEFNSFVAADSRVEISHASVGDGMLICRRIS, via the exons atggaaaacaaaacaaagcaaaaattagtgatgaagggCCATGTAATATTGCAAAGTGAGGATTTATTGGAG TATATACTAGCCACTAGTGTGTTCCCAAGAGAACCACAGCCTCTCAAGGACCTGAGGGAAGCTACTGCAAAACACCCTTT TGCATTTCTGGGCACATCACCAGATGCAGGTCAGTTAATGGCTATGATCTTAAAGTTAATGAATGCAAAGAAGACCATTGAAATTGGAGTCTTCACTGGATACTCTCTTCTCCTTACTGCTCTTTCCTTACCTGATGATGGCCAG ATTACAGCTATAGATCCCGATCGGAAAGCCTACGAGATAGGGTTGCCATTTATAAAGAAAGCTGCTGTTGAACACAAGATTAACTTTATCGAGTCACAAGCTTTACCGGTTCTTGATGATCTTACACAAGAC CTAAAGAACGAAGGGAGTTTTGACTTTGCTTTTGTTGATGCGGACAAGAACAATTACTGGAGTTACCACGAGAGGCTGCTGAAACTTGTTAAGGTTGGGGGGGTGATTGTCTACGATAACTCGTTGTGGGGAGGAAACGTTGCTGCTCCCGAAGAAGCCAttccagaaaagaaaagagcCTCAACGAAGACTACCATTGAGTTTAATAGTTTCGTCGCTGCTGACTCTCGTGTTGAAATATCTCATGCTTCTGTGGGTGATGGCATGCTCATCTGCAGGCGAATTTCCTAG